One window of Misgurnus anguillicaudatus chromosome 13, ASM2758022v2, whole genome shotgun sequence genomic DNA carries:
- the dnajc22 gene encoding dnaJ homolog subfamily C member 22, which produces MAKKLIITYALWAMGGPLGLHHIYLGRDSHALLWMITLGGFGIGWMREFFRIPSYVSEANQKAGGARDRRPPVAPPPIGLIRFTGQVCVGIYFGSVALISLSSLSFFYFLVLPLSIGAGVHLVSSVGQQTSDLQKTLVTCIITSSIFYGSSVSPLPISIAASITAAQHRMLKPMQPAGYPQEPLGPRLYRLSLGVIAFSAPLGYCFFHNTTATLYYISDCIAALLDFFWFLPWLKGLLEFFLLLPYRILCAVTGGGFYEDSWKKMLEILLNEYSKKETEALKILSLPEEASLEEITRSYRELAKVWHPDHNPKRQTEAQQMFIQIKEAYEILLHRHKPQRRR; this is translated from the exons ATGGCTAAGAAGCTCATAATAACATATGCCCTATGGGCCATGGGTGGACCACTTGGCCTTCATCATATTTATTTGGGTAGAGACAGCCATGCCCTCTTGTGGATGATCACATTGGGTGGTTTCGGCATTGGGTGGATGAGAGAGTTCTTCCGTATTCCATCATACGTGAGTGAAGCCAATCAGAAGGCAGGGGGAGCCCGCGATAGACGCCCACCTGTCGCTCCACCACCAATAGGCCTGATTCGGTTTACCGGTCAGGTTTGTGTGGGCATTTACTTTGGCTCAGTTGCTTTAATAAGCCTAAGTTCTCTCAGTTTCTTCTACTTTCTTGTGCTGCCGCTGAGCATAGGTGCAGGTGTGCACCTGGTGTCCTCTGTCGGCCAGCAGACTTCCGACCTCCAGAAAACTCTTGTTACGTGTATAATCACCTCATCCATCTTCTATGGTAGCAGTGTGTCTCCACTCCCCATCAGCATAGCTGCCAGCATCACTGCTGCACAACACCGCATGTTAAAACCAATGCAGCCTGCTGGATATCCACAAGAGCCACTGG GTCCTCGACTGTATCGTCTGAGTTTAGGCGTGATTGCTTTCTCTGCACCGCTCGGATACTGCTTCTTCCACAACACCACAGCCACGTTGTACTACATATCAGACTGTATAGCAGCCCTGCTTGATTTTTTCTGGTTCCTTCCTTGGCTCAAAGGGCTCCTGGAGTTCTTTCTCTTGTTGCCTTATCGTATTCTGTGTGCCGTGACGGGAGGGGGTTTCTATGAGGACAGTTGGAAAAAAATGTTGGAGATACTTCTTAATGAATATAGTAAAAAAGAAACAGAGGCTCTGAAG ATACTATCATTGCCCGAAGAAGCTTCTCTGGAGGAGATAACTCGCAGTTACAGGGAACTGGCTAAAGTGTGGCATCCAGACCACAACCCCAAGAGACAAACAGAGGCACAACAGATGTTTATTCAGATCAAGGAAGCATATGAGATACTTCTTCACAGGCACAAGCCACAACGAAGAAGATGA